The DNA segment GAGGTCCAGGGCAACAGCCTGGGGCCGGCGATCACGCTGACCGAGGGGTACCGGGACTACTGGTGCTACATCCCGCACTTCATCCACACGCCGTTCTACGTCTACGCCTATGCCTTCGGCGATTGCCTGGTGAACTCGCTCTACGCGGTCTATCAGCGCACGCCCGAGGGGTTCGAGGACAAGTATCTCGACATGCTGCGGGCCGGCGGCACCAAGCGGCACAAGGAACTGCTCGAGCCGTTCGGCCTCGATGCGTCCGATCCGGCGTTCTGGCAACAGGGCCTCTCGGTGATCTCGGGCATGATCGACGAGCTGGAGCGGCTCTAACCTTTACGGAGGCTCCCGTGGACTGGCTGTTCCGCCTGCGCCAGCGCCTGTTGCCGACGCCCTGGGCGGCGGCGCGGCGGGCGCGGCAGGACGGCAAGGCCGAGTTCGAGTTCACCGGGATGCTGCGTCCGGCGCTGGTCCAGGCCAGCGCCGTCTATCTGTCCCTGCTCGAGCACATGGCGATCTCGCCCGACGCGCCGCCCGACGACGTGCTGGCGGACGCGGCGCGGCGCGGCGGCGACATCGGCCGCGCCCTCGCAACCCTGGCCGCGCCGGCGCTCGGCAATCCGCGCCGGGCCGCCTATCTGGCCCGCGTTCTCGATTATGCCCATGCCCTGCCCGGCGCGATCGAGCGGCAGATTTCGGTGTGCCGGCAATTGTGGCTCGCCCGGCAGGCGGGCGACGCGGACACGCAATTGCTGCTGCACGGCGCGCAGGACCGGCTGTTGATCGGGCTGCTGGAGCATGAGCGCGTGTTCCAGCAGGCGTCGGCGGCGGCGGCGCCGGCGTATCACCCGCAGCACTGGATCGCCCTGGCGCGCGCCACGCTCAACGCGGCCATGGTCCGCCTGCTCGATCACGCCAGCGATCCGGGGCGGGCGAGGAGCTGGGGCCGCGACCGGGCCGACGCCCTGCGCGGGCTCGACGCGGCGGAAGCCATGCTGCGGCGCGCCGGCGAGCTGGCGCCGCGCTACACCAGGGCGCTGACGCGGCGCTCGTCGGAAACGGGCGGCGCGCCCATGGAAACGGCGCTGCGGGCCTTGCGCGACGGTCTCGAGCACAGCATCGCGACGGAGCAGGCCATCGCCGGCGACGTCCGGCGGCTGGTGATGGGCCTCGACGCGCCGCCCATGGCCGTGACACGGGGCACCGCCGCCTATCAGGGACAGGCGCCACTCGCCATCGCGGGGCTGGTGGCGCGGCGCCTCTCGCCCCGCGCGTCAGCGGAAGAGGCCGTGCGCAAACCGTAAAGTCACGTGCGCTTGTACACAGCACTGATTGTTGCGGCGCATGGTTCGTCTGCTATAGTCCCGGCCAACGATAAACACGCCTGCAAAAACGGCATAACGGGACTTTTTCATGAAAATCGCTGTACCCAAGGAACGGCGACCGCACGAACGCCGTGTCGCGGTCTCGCCGGAAACCGTCAAGAAGCTGAAGGCCCTGGGCTTCGACGTTGTCGTCGAAACCGGCGCCGGCGAAGCCGCCGCCATGCCGGACCGCCTCTTCGCGGAAGCGGGCGCGACCATTGCCCCGGACGCGGCCTCGGCCTACGCGGACGCCGATATCGTCTTCAAGATCCAGCGCCCGCTGCGTGCCGGCGAAGGCGATCTGGACGAAATGAGCCTGATCAAGCGCGGCGCGTATCTGATCGCCTCGCTCAGCCCGTATCAGGATATGGAGGGTGTCGCCGCCTATGCAAGCGCCGGCATCAACGCCATGGCCATGGAACTGATGCCGCGCATCAGCCGCGCCCAGTCCATGGACATCCTGTCGTCGCAGAACAACCTCGCCGGCTACAAGGCGGTGATCGAGGCGGCGGACCATTACAACCGCGCCATGCCCATGATGATGACGTCGGCGGGCACCGTCGCCCCGGCCAAGGTCATGGTCTTCGGCGCCGGTGTTTCGGGCCTGCAGGCGATCGCGACGGCCAAGCGCCTGGGCGCCATCGTGTCGGCGACCGACGTGCGTCCGGCCACCAAGGAGCAGGTGGAATCGCTGGGCGGCAAGTTCCTGATGGTCGAGGACGAGGAGTCCAAGGCCGCCGAGACCGCCGCCGGCTATGCCAAGGAAATGAGCGACGCCTACAAGGCCAAGCAGGCCAAGCTGATCGCCGACACCATCGCCAAGCAGGACATCGCCATCACCACGGCGCTGATCCCGGGCCGTCCCGCGCCCAAGCTGATCGACGAGGCCATGGTCCAGTCCATGAAGCCGGGTTCGGTGATCTACGATCTGGCGGCGGAAACCGGCGGCAACTGCACGCTGACCGTGCCGGGCGAGGTCGTGGTGCGCCATGACGTGACCATCATCGGCCATTTCAACGTGCCCAGCCGCGTGCCGGTGGACGCGTCCAATTTGTTCGCCAAGAACCTGCTGAACTTCGTGTCACCGCACGTCAAGGACGGCGTCCTGTCCTTCACCTGGGACGACGAGACCGTCGCCGGCATCCTGCTGACCCGCGACGGCCAGATCGTCCACCCGCAATTCTCCGGCCAGGGAGCCTGACCATGGAACACCTCGTTGTTAGCCCCGTCGTCTTCCAGCTGGCGATCTTCGTGCTGGCGATCTTCGTCGGTTATTATGTGGTCTGGAGCGTCACGCCCGCCCTGCACACGCCGCTGATGGCCGTGACCAACGCCATTTCGTCGGTGATCGTGGTCGGCGCGCTGATCGCGGTCGGCGTGCAGATCCCCGAAATGGCCGACATCAACGTCGAGAAGATGACCTGGACGTCGAAAATCCTGGGCTTCCTGGCGCTCATCATGGCGTCCGTCAACATCTTCGGCGGCTTCCTGGTCACCCAGCGCATGCTGGCCATGTACAAGAAAAAAGAAAAGTAAGGGGCCGGGGAAATGTCCGCGAATCTCACCGCCATTCTCTACCTGATCTCCGGCGTCCTGTTCATCCTGGCGCTGCGCGGCCTGTCGTCGCCGGTCACCTCGCGCCGGGGCAACACGATGGGCATGATCGGCATGGCAATCGCCATCGGCACCACGCTGGCGAACATCGCCGGGCACGGGGTCGATCCGGCCACCATCGGGCTCATCGTCGGCGGCCTCGCCATCGGCGGCGGCATCGGCGCCGTGATCGCGCGCAAGGTCGCCATGACGGCCATGCCGCAGCTGGTCGCCGCGTTCCACAGCCTCGTCGGCCTCGCCGCCGTGATGGTGGCCGCCAGCGCCTTCTATTCGCCGGAAGCCTTCAACATCGGCGTGCCGGGCGCCATCCACACCGCCAGCCTGGTCGAGATGTCGCTGGGCATCGCCATCGGCGCGGTGACGTTCACCGGTTCGGTCATCGCCTTCACCAAGCTGCAGGGCCTGGTGTCGGGCGCGCCGGTCGTGTTCCCGGGCCAGCACCTGTTGAACGCGCTGCTCGGCATCATCCTGGTGCTGCTGATCGTCTATTTCTGCATCGCCCAGGAAGCCTGGGTGCTGTGGACCATCGCCGTGCTGTCGCTGGTCATCGGCATCACCCTGATCATCCCGATCGGCGGCGCCGACATGCCGGTCGTCGTGTCCATGCTGAACTCCTATTCGGGCTGGGCGGCCGCCGGTATCGGCTTCACCCTGTCCAACACCGCGCTGATCATCACCGGCGCGCTGGTCGGCTCCTCGGGCGCGATCCTGTCCTACATCATGTGCAAGGCCATGAACCGCTCGTTCTTCAGCGTCATTCTCGGCGGCTTCGGCGGCGATTCGACGGCTGCGGCGGCCGGGGCGGTCGAAACCCGCCCGGTGAAGCGCGGCTCGGCCGAGGACGCGGCCTTCATCATGAAGAACGCCGGTTCGGTGATCATCGTCCCGGGTTACGGCATGGCCGTCGCCCAGGCGCAGCACGCGCTGAAGGAAATGGCCGAGGAGCTGAAGAAGGAAGGCGTCACCGTGAAGTACGCCATCCATCCGGTCGCCGGCCGCATGCCTGGCCACATGAACGTGCTGCTGGCCGAAGCCAACGTGCCCTATGACGAGGTCTTCGAGCTGGAGGACATCAACTCGTCGTTCAGCCAGACCGACGTGGCCTTCGTCATCGGCGCCAACGACGTGACCAACCCGGCGGCCAAGACCGACAAGACCAGCCCGATCTACGGCATGCCGGTGCTCGACGTGGAAAACGCCAAGACCGTGCTGTTCATCAAGCGCGGCATGGCGGCCGGTTACGCCGGCGTGGAGAACGAGCTGTTCTTCCGCGACAACACCATGATGCTGTTCGGCGACGCCAAGAAGATGGTCGAAGAGATCGTCAAGTCGCTGTAAGGCAGGGTTCATCCCGACGACAAAGGGGCTGCTTCGGCAGCCCCTTTTTTGTGGCCGGCGCCTTATTCCGCCGGTTCGGCGACCCGCTGCAGCGCCAGATAGCGCGCGGCGTCATCGGCGGTCGCCGGGTCGTGCCGAACGTCGCCGGGCGCGCCCATGGGCCGCGTCCAGGCCGCGAATTCCAGCTGGATGCCGTCCGGGTCGAGGAAGTAGATCGAGCGCACGAAGGTGGAGGGGGTGAGTTCCAGGCTGGCCTGGCGCTCGGACTCGTCATGGTTGATGACGGGCGTGATCTCGATGCCCGCCGCTTCCAGCCTGCGGCGGTACTCGTCGATCCTGTCAGCGGGTACGTTGAACGCCAGATGGTTGAGCGAGGCGTGCGCCGTGGTGATCGATCCGCGCCCGACCAGATGGGCCGGATGGGTCACGCCGGGCACCGCCTCGGGCGCGTCGGGGAACCAGAAGAAGGCGAGCGAGTCGCCATTGCCGATATCGAAGAAGAAATGCTGGCCCATGCCGTTGGGCAGATCGATGGTCTTGGTGAGCGGCATGCCGAGCAGGCCGGAATAGAACGCCACCGTGCGCTTCATGTCCTTGCACACCAGCGCGAGGTGGTTCACGCCCATGATCTCGAACTTCTCGTTCTTCGGCGCCGTCATCCCGTCTCTCCCCATGGCTGAAGCCGTCGGTGAATTTTATACGCTCATACAAATTTTTCATCCGCTTTTCAGCGGCCGCGTCACGGCGCCGCCGCACGCCCCGGCTGCATTGCTGCCATGCGGCGCGCGATAGGGCGAAGCCGGCGACCGTTGATCGCGATCAAGGCTCCGGAGGCGTGCCCGGACGAAGGTCGGCGGTGCGGGCGCTCCACCCAGGCCATGACCGGCCGCGGCGCCGCCCGGCAGCCGAAAGGACAACCTGGCATGGACGATATCGGACCCAAGGCGCTGACGGGCGCGGCCCTGGCCGCCGCGATGATGGTGGCCGCGCCGGGCGCGCGGGCGGAGCCGCTGCGCTACATCCCGCCGGTCAGCAATCCCCTGTTCAACGAGAGCCCGCTGATCACCACCGAGGTGCGGCCGGTCTTCATTCACCACGACATTCCGAAAGGCTTCCTGACCGGCGGCGGCAACGTGGACGTGGCGGCGGTGCAGGCGCGCGTCGCGATCACCGACAGGCTGGCGATCATCGCCACCAAGGACGGCTATGCCGACGTGCATTTCGCCGGGGTGCTGCCGGACGACAACGGGTTCGCCAACATCGCCGCCGGCTTGAAATATGCGCTGGTGCTGACCGACGACGCGGCGCTGACGGTCGGCTTGCGCTACGAGGCGCCGCTGGGCAGCCTCAAGACGGCGGGCATCAGCCTGCAGGGCCATGGCGACGGCTTCATCAACGTCTTCGCGACGGCGGTGAAGCAGTTCGACAGGCTGCAGGTGCAGGCCAGCGTCAACGCCAACATGGCGCTCGATTCCGACGCGGACAGCTCGCTGCTGGTCGGCTCGCTGCATGCCAACTACGCCGTGACCGACTGGTTCTACCCGCTGGTCGAGTTCAACGTGTTTTCGGTCATCGACCATGGCGCGCGCATGAACGTGCCGTTCGAGGGCTTCGACCTGGTCAATTTCGGCGCCACCGATGGCGGCACCGTCGCGACCGTGGCCGCCGGCGCGCGCTTCCGGATCGCCTCCAACGTGCTGCTCGGCGCCGCCTACGAGGCGCCGGTCACCAGCCGCAAGGACATCACCAGCTGGCGCGTCTACGCCGACGCCGTCATCAGCTTCTGAGGATCACGGGCATGGGTGCGGGACTCTACCATGTGGTCATGGGGTTGGTGGCGATGCTGGCGATCCTCGCCGCCGGGCTGACCCATGACCCGAATTTCGCGGTGCACGCGTGGATCGTCGCGCTCGCGGCGGGCGTCGCCATCATCGCCGGCCTTCAGATCTTCGATCCGGAAGGCAAGCCGAAGCCGGTGACGGAGAAGTACCTGGACGGGGTCGTCCGGGCCGGCGTCGTCGCCACGGTGTTCTGGGGCCTCGCCGGGTTCCTTGTCGGCCTCGTCATCGCGCTGCAGCTGACCTTCCCGCAGCTCAACCTGGATCTGGCCTATACCAGTTTCGGGCGGCTGCGGCCGCTGCATACGTCGGCGGTGGTGTTCGCCTTCGGCGGCAACGCACTGATCGCCACCAGCTTCTACGTGGTCCAGCGCACGACGGGCGCGCGGCTGGCGCTGGGCAACACGGCCTGGTTCGTGTTCTGGGGCTATCAGCTGTTCATCGTGCTGGCGGCGACCGGCTATCTGCTCGGCATCACCCAGAGCAAGGAGTACGCCGAGCCCGAATGGTACGTGGATCTGTGGCTCACCGTCGTGTGGGTGGCGTATCTGGCGGTGTTCCTCGGGACGTTGTTCAAGCGCAAGGAACCGCACATCTACGTGGCCAACTGGTTCTATCTGGCGTTCATCGTCACCATCGCCATGCTGCACGTGGTGAACAATCTGGCCATGCCGGTCTCGCTGCTGGGGGCCAAGAGCTATTCGCTGTTCTCGGGCGTGCAGGATGCGCTGACCCAGTGGTGGTACGGCCACAACGCCGTCGGCTTCTTCCTGACCGCCGGCTTCCTGGGGATGATGTACTATTTCGTGCCCAAGCAGGCGAACCGGCCGATCTATTCCTACCGGCTGTCGATCATCCATTTCTGGGCCCTGATCTTCCTCTACATCTGGGCCGGGCCGCATCATCTGCACTACACGGCGCTGCCCGACTGGGCGCAGACGCTGGGCATGGTGTTCTCGATCATGCTGTGGATGCCGAGCTGGGGCGGCATGATCAACGGCCTGATGACGCTGTCCGGCGCCTGGGACAAGCTGCGCACCGATCCGGTGCTGCGCATGATGGTCATGGCCATCGCCTTCTACGGCATGAGCACCTTCGAGGGCCCGATGATGTCCATCAAGGCCGTCAACTCGCTCAGCCACTACACCGACTGGACCATCGGCCACGTGCATTCCGGCGCGCTGGGCTGGGTCGGCATGATCAGTTTCGGCGCGATCTATTTCCTGACGCCGAAACTGTGGGGGCGTCCGGCGCTCTACAGCGCGCGGCTGGTCAACTGGCACTTCTGGCTGGCGACCATCGGCATCGTGCTTTACGCGGCGTCCATGTGGGTCAGCGGCATCATGCAGGGCCTGATGTGGCGCGCCTACGACCAGCTCGGCTTCCTGCAATACAGCTTCGCCGAGACGGTGGCCGCCATGCATCCCTTCTACCTGATCCGCGCCGCGGGCGGCGGCCTGTACCTGCTGGGCGGGTTCATCATGGCCTACAACGTGGCGCGGACGATCCAGGGCCGCAGCCGGCGCGAGGCGCCCATGGGCTTCGCCGTCCCCGCCGCGCAGGGAGCGTGACATGAAGTTCAGTCACGCCATCATCGAGAAGAACGCGACGCTGCTGCTGGTGCTCAGCTTCATCGTGGTCAGCATCGGCGGCATCGTCGAGATCGCGCCGCTGTTCTACCTGCAGAACACCATCGAGAAGGTGCAGGGCATGCGGCCCTACACGCCGCTGGAGCTGGCGGGACGCGGCATCTACATCCGCGAGGGCTGCTACACCTGCCACAGCCAGATGATCCGGCCGTTCCGTGACGAGGTCGAACGCTACGGTCATTACAGCCTTGCGGCCGAGAGCATGTACGACCATCCGTTCCAGTGGGGCTCGAAGCGGACCGGGCCGGACCTGGCGCGGGTGGGCGGCAAGTACTCCGACGAGTGGCACGTCCAGCATCTGAAGGCGCCGCGTTCGGTGGTGCCGGAATCGGTGATGCCCGGCTATGCGTTCCTGGCCGAGACGCCGCTGCGCACCGACGACATCGCCGATCATCTGCGGGCGAACCATCAGGTGGGCGTGCCCTATTCGGAGGCCATGCTGGAGAACGCGCTGGCCGATCTGGCCGCCCAGACGGAGCCGGACGGCAAGGGCGCGGACGCGTTGCGGCAACGCTATCCCGGCGCGGTCATCCGCGATTTCGACGGCGATCCCAGGCTCGTCAGCGAGATGGACGCGGTCGTCGCCTACCTCCAGATGCTCGGCACGCTGGTGGATTTCAACGCCTATGACGAAGAAGCCAACCGGCGCTAGGGGATCATCATGGATTACAACGACCTTCGCCATCTCGCCGACAGCTGGGGCCTGGTCTACTTGCTGGTCATCTTCGTCGCCGTTGTCGCCTTCGTGTTCCGGCCGGGCGCGCGGCAGGCCTATGAGCGCATTGCCCGCATCCCGCTGGACGAGGACTGAGCCATGACCGACAAGGAACGGGACGCGCTGAGCGGTGTCGAGACCACGGGGCATGAGTGGGACGGCATCAAGGAACTGAACAACCCGTTGCCGCGCTGGTGGCTGTGGACGTTCTATGCCTGCATCGTCTGGGCGCTGATCTACACGGTGTTCTATCCGGCGTGGCCGCTGATCGACGGCGCGACCAGGGGCGTGCTCGGCTTCTCAAGCCGGGCGAACCTGACCGCCTCGGTGAGCGAGGCGCGCGCGGCGCAGTCGCGGTACCTGGCGCAGATCGAGGCTTTGCCGCTGGAGCGCATCCGGCACGATCCGGCGCTGTTCGATTTCGCCGTGGCCGGCGGGCGCTCGGCCTTCGCGGTGAACTGCGTCCAGTGCCATGGCGGCGGCGGCGCGGGCGCCAAGGGCTATCCCAACCTCAATGATGACGACTGGCTGTGGGGCGGCACGCTGGAGGAGCTCCACTTCACCCTTCGGCACGGCATCCGGTCGGAGAACGATGCGCAGACCCGCATGTCGCTGATGCCGGCGTTCGGGCGCGACGGCATTCTCGACCGCAAGCAGATCGCGGACACGGCGGACTACGTCCTGTCCCTGTCCGGGCAGGACCATGATCCGTCGGCGGCGGCGCGTGGCGCGGTGGTGTTCGCCGATCAGTGCGCCGCCTGCCACGGCGCCGACGGGGGCGGCGACCGGGCGCAGGGCGCGCCTTCGCTGAAGGACGGCATCTGGCTGTATGGCGGCGACCGGGCGACGGTCATTGAAAGCATCACCAACGCCCGGCGCGGCGTGATGCCGGCCTGGGGCGGCAAGCTGGACGAGGCGACGCTGAAACAGGTGGTGATCTACGTTCATTCGCTGGGCGGCGGCGAGCCTTCGGTAGCGGCGCCCTGACATGACGACGCCGCCCGACATCGAGCGGGTCGAGGTCGCGCCGGTCAACCGGCGCGAGCCCCAGTCCCTGTTCAAGGCGCGGGAGAAGATCTTTCCCAAGCGAGCGACGGGCTTCTTCCGCACCCTGAAATGGCAGGTCATGGCCGTCACCCTGGCCATCTATTACCTGACCCCGTGGATCCGCTGGGACCGGGGGCCGGGCGCGCCGGACCAGGCGGTGCTGATCGACATGCCGGTACGGCGGTTCTACTTTTTCTTCATCGAGATCTGGCCGCAGGAGTTCTTCTATGTGGCCGGCCTGCTGATCCTCGCCGGTATCGGCCTGTTCCTGCTCACCTCGACCGTGGGCCGCGCCTGGTGCGGCTACACCTGCCCGCAGACGGTGTGGGTCGACCTGTTCCTGGTGGTCGAGCGCTGGATCGAGGGCGACCGCGGCGCGCGCATCAAGCTGGAACAGGCGCCGTGGAGCGTCTCCAAGCTGCGCAAGCGGATCGGCAAGCATACGCTGTGGATCCTGATCGGCATGGCAACCGGCGGTGCGTGGGTATTCTACTTCGCCGACGCGCCGACACTCGCCGCGCGGCTGGCCGATTTCAGCGCGCCGCCCATCGCCTGGATCACCATCGCCATCCTGACGGCGACCACCTACGTGTTCGGCGGGCTGATGCGCGAGCAGGTCTGCACCTACATGTGTCCGTGGCCGCGGATCCAGGCGGCCATGCTCGACGAGGACTCGCTGGTCGTGACCTACAATGACTGGCGCGGCGAGCCTCGCGCCCGCCACCAGAAGACCCAGCAGGCTGGCGCGGGGGATTGCATCGACTGCAACCAGTGCGTCGTGGTCTGCCCCATGGGGATCGACATCCGCGACGGCCAGCAGCTGGAATGCATCACCTGCGCCCTGTGCATCGATGCCTGCGACGCGGTCATGGACAAGGTCGGCCGGCCGCGCGGCCTGATCTCCTACGCGACCCTGAAGGACTACAACGCCAGCACGCGCGAGCGGCCGGTGCATACCACGCTGCGCTCGCTGATCCGCCCGCGCACCATCCTCTATATCGTGCTGTGGACGGCGGTGGCGGCGGGCATGCTGTATGCCCTGCTGACCCGCGACCGGCTCGACCTCAATGTCCTGCACGACCGCAACCCGGTGGCGGTCCGCCTGTCGGACGGATCGATCCGCAACGGCTATACGGTGAAGATTCTCAACATGGCGCCGGAGGGCAGAACGTTCACGCTGACGACGGATGGCGTGCTGGGCGCTTCGCTCGTGCGCGCGGGCGCCGACGATCCGCCCGCCGCGATCCTGTCGCTGCCCGTGGCGGGCGATGCGGTCCGGAGCATGAAAATCTACGTCACGGCACCCGCCGCCTCGGTGGACGAGGCGGAGACGCCGCTGCGCTTCACGCTCCGGGATACCGGCGGCGCGGAGACGGCGGTCTACGACTCCCATTTCGCCCGGCCATGAAGGAGCGCTCCATGAAGGCTGTTCCAACACCGCATTTCTTCACGGGACGTCACATGCTGGCGGTCGTGCTGGGCTTCTTCGCCGTGGTGATCGCCGTCAACCTGACCCTGGCCTTCTTCGCCACGCGCAGCTGGACCGGGCTCGTCGTCGAGAACAGCTACGTGGCCAGCCAGCATTACAACGAGGAACTGGCCCAGGCACACCGGCAGCGGGCGCTCGGCTGGCATGGCGGATTGAGCTATGAGGGCGGAAGGCTGGTCTTTCGTCTGCGCGA comes from the Iodidimonas sp. SYSU 1G8 genome and includes:
- a CDS encoding Re/Si-specific NAD(P)(+) transhydrogenase subunit alpha translates to MKIAVPKERRPHERRVAVSPETVKKLKALGFDVVVETGAGEAAAMPDRLFAEAGATIAPDAASAYADADIVFKIQRPLRAGEGDLDEMSLIKRGAYLIASLSPYQDMEGVAAYASAGINAMAMELMPRISRAQSMDILSSQNNLAGYKAVIEAADHYNRAMPMMMTSAGTVAPAKVMVFGAGVSGLQAIATAKRLGAIVSATDVRPATKEQVESLGGKFLMVEDEESKAAETAAGYAKEMSDAYKAKQAKLIADTIAKQDIAITTALIPGRPAPKLIDEAMVQSMKPGSVIYDLAAETGGNCTLTVPGEVVVRHDVTIIGHFNVPSRVPVDASNLFAKNLLNFVSPHVKDGVLSFTWDDETVAGILLTRDGQIVHPQFSGQGA
- a CDS encoding NAD(P)(+) transhydrogenase (Re/Si-specific) subunit beta, producing MSANLTAILYLISGVLFILALRGLSSPVTSRRGNTMGMIGMAIAIGTTLANIAGHGVDPATIGLIVGGLAIGGGIGAVIARKVAMTAMPQLVAAFHSLVGLAAVMVAASAFYSPEAFNIGVPGAIHTASLVEMSLGIAIGAVTFTGSVIAFTKLQGLVSGAPVVFPGQHLLNALLGIILVLLIVYFCIAQEAWVLWTIAVLSLVIGITLIIPIGGADMPVVVSMLNSYSGWAAAGIGFTLSNTALIITGALVGSSGAILSYIMCKAMNRSFFSVILGGFGGDSTAAAAGAVETRPVKRGSAEDAAFIMKNAGSVIIVPGYGMAVAQAQHALKEMAEELKKEGVTVKYAIHPVAGRMPGHMNVLLAEANVPYDEVFELEDINSSFSQTDVAFVIGANDVTNPAAKTDKTSPIYGMPVLDVENAKTVLFIKRGMAAGYAGVENELFFRDNTMMLFGDAKKMVEEIVKSL
- a CDS encoding VOC family protein; this translates as MTAPKNEKFEIMGVNHLALVCKDMKRTVAFYSGLLGMPLTKTIDLPNGMGQHFFFDIGNGDSLAFFWFPDAPEAVPGVTHPAHLVGRGSITTAHASLNHLAFNVPADRIDEYRRRLEAAGIEITPVINHDESERQASLELTPSTFVRSIYFLDPDGIQLEFAAWTRPMGAPGDVRHDPATADDAARYLALQRVAEPAE
- the ccoN gene encoding cytochrome-c oxidase, cbb3-type subunit I; its protein translation is MGAGLYHVVMGLVAMLAILAAGLTHDPNFAVHAWIVALAAGVAIIAGLQIFDPEGKPKPVTEKYLDGVVRAGVVATVFWGLAGFLVGLVIALQLTFPQLNLDLAYTSFGRLRPLHTSAVVFAFGGNALIATSFYVVQRTTGARLALGNTAWFVFWGYQLFIVLAATGYLLGITQSKEYAEPEWYVDLWLTVVWVAYLAVFLGTLFKRKEPHIYVANWFYLAFIVTIAMLHVVNNLAMPVSLLGAKSYSLFSGVQDALTQWWYGHNAVGFFLTAGFLGMMYYFVPKQANRPIYSYRLSIIHFWALIFLYIWAGPHHLHYTALPDWAQTLGMVFSIMLWMPSWGGMINGLMTLSGAWDKLRTDPVLRMMVMAIAFYGMSTFEGPMMSIKAVNSLSHYTDWTIGHVHSGALGWVGMISFGAIYFLTPKLWGRPALYSARLVNWHFWLATIGIVLYAASMWVSGIMQGLMWRAYDQLGFLQYSFAETVAAMHPFYLIRAAGGGLYLLGGFIMAYNVARTIQGRSRREAPMGFAVPAAQGA
- the ccoO gene encoding cytochrome-c oxidase, cbb3-type subunit II produces the protein MKFSHAIIEKNATLLLVLSFIVVSIGGIVEIAPLFYLQNTIEKVQGMRPYTPLELAGRGIYIREGCYTCHSQMIRPFRDEVERYGHYSLAAESMYDHPFQWGSKRTGPDLARVGGKYSDEWHVQHLKAPRSVVPESVMPGYAFLAETPLRTDDIADHLRANHQVGVPYSEAMLENALADLAAQTEPDGKGADALRQRYPGAVIRDFDGDPRLVSEMDAVVAYLQMLGTLVDFNAYDEEANRR
- a CDS encoding cbb3-type cytochrome c oxidase subunit 3, with translation MDYNDLRHLADSWGLVYLLVIFVAVVAFVFRPGARQAYERIARIPLDED
- the ccoP gene encoding cytochrome-c oxidase, cbb3-type subunit III, whose amino-acid sequence is MTDKERDALSGVETTGHEWDGIKELNNPLPRWWLWTFYACIVWALIYTVFYPAWPLIDGATRGVLGFSSRANLTASVSEARAAQSRYLAQIEALPLERIRHDPALFDFAVAGGRSAFAVNCVQCHGGGGAGAKGYPNLNDDDWLWGGTLEELHFTLRHGIRSENDAQTRMSLMPAFGRDGILDRKQIADTADYVLSLSGQDHDPSAAARGAVVFADQCAACHGADGGGDRAQGAPSLKDGIWLYGGDRATVIESITNARRGVMPAWGGKLDEATLKQVVIYVHSLGGGEPSVAAP
- the ccoG gene encoding cytochrome c oxidase accessory protein CcoG; this encodes MTTPPDIERVEVAPVNRREPQSLFKAREKIFPKRATGFFRTLKWQVMAVTLAIYYLTPWIRWDRGPGAPDQAVLIDMPVRRFYFFFIEIWPQEFFYVAGLLILAGIGLFLLTSTVGRAWCGYTCPQTVWVDLFLVVERWIEGDRGARIKLEQAPWSVSKLRKRIGKHTLWILIGMATGGAWVFYFADAPTLAARLADFSAPPIAWITIAILTATTYVFGGLMREQVCTYMCPWPRIQAAMLDEDSLVVTYNDWRGEPRARHQKTQQAGAGDCIDCNQCVVVCPMGIDIRDGQQLECITCALCIDACDAVMDKVGRPRGLISYATLKDYNASTRERPVHTTLRSLIRPRTILYIVLWTAVAAGMLYALLTRDRLDLNVLHDRNPVAVRLSDGSIRNGYTVKILNMAPEGRTFTLTTDGVLGASLVRAGADDPPAAILSLPVAGDAVRSMKIYVTAPAASVDEAETPLRFTLRDTGGAETAVYDSHFARP
- a CDS encoding FixH family protein; the encoded protein is MKAVPTPHFFTGRHMLAVVLGFFAVVIAVNLTLAFFATRSWTGLVVENSYVASQHYNEELAQAHRQRALGWHGGLSYEGGRLVFRLRDAAGAPLPGMQVSATVRRPTHEGEDRELFLSPSAAGVYAVPVALMPGTWAVEVHALGRDGRPYRRDYRLWVAEETRP